One stretch of Schlesneria sp. DSM 10557 DNA includes these proteins:
- a CDS encoding SGNH/GDSL hydrolase family protein, whose protein sequence is MKSADLYARRFQPRILKQAILCSAPTGTTPLRSTLLKLLACFVLIPGLAPGFLYGSEAPGSATPAVPDRLSMALPAELIAAVGIESNVYIDNAVLCLNPANYAFDVVCPKGRQYAERWTWTPTEADVGAIPFELIVRDESNQIVSRGSMSIKVVAANTATKQERSLLLIGDSLTHASIYAKQLLNLSNQNGHTPLTLVGSHRPIADAAEIRHEGYGGWTAHRFATHFTGTAREGEYAKRGSPFLYKQPDDSLKLDFPQYCKDVNEGKFPDAVTIFLGPNDIFSYTDENLENGIEFMLTHYDQLIAMVRAASPTTRIGVMLPVPGAASQDAFGKDYGTGQTRWQYKRNQHKLVQAMLKRYQGRQSEQIQVIGTHLNLDAVHNYPTATVPPNAQSEEKIVRQNNGVHPAESGYRQIGDSVYAWLISE, encoded by the coding sequence ATGAAGTCAGCAGATCTATACGCCCGCCGATTTCAACCACGGATTTTGAAACAAGCGATTCTCTGTTCAGCCCCCACTGGCACAACCCCACTCCGGTCCACGCTGCTGAAGCTGCTGGCCTGTTTCGTACTCATACCGGGGCTTGCTCCTGGTTTTCTTTATGGATCTGAAGCCCCCGGTAGCGCGACTCCTGCTGTCCCTGATCGACTGTCGATGGCCTTGCCGGCAGAACTGATTGCTGCCGTAGGAATCGAATCCAACGTCTACATCGACAATGCAGTACTGTGCCTGAATCCGGCCAACTACGCGTTCGATGTCGTCTGTCCGAAGGGACGTCAATACGCAGAACGATGGACCTGGACCCCCACGGAAGCAGACGTGGGTGCTATCCCCTTTGAACTGATTGTGAGAGACGAAAGTAATCAGATCGTCTCGCGGGGTAGCATGTCAATCAAGGTTGTCGCGGCGAACACGGCTACGAAGCAGGAGCGTTCGCTCCTGCTGATCGGCGACAGCCTGACGCATGCCTCGATCTATGCGAAGCAGCTGCTCAACTTGTCGAACCAGAATGGCCACACTCCGCTCACGCTGGTCGGTTCACATCGCCCGATTGCCGATGCGGCCGAGATCCGGCATGAGGGCTACGGTGGTTGGACGGCCCATCGATTTGCGACCCACTTCACCGGCACAGCCCGTGAGGGTGAATACGCGAAGCGAGGAAGCCCGTTCCTCTACAAACAGCCGGACGATTCCCTGAAACTCGACTTCCCGCAGTACTGCAAAGACGTTAACGAAGGCAAGTTTCCGGATGCCGTCACGATCTTCCTCGGCCCGAACGACATTTTTTCCTATACGGACGAGAACCTGGAAAACGGCATTGAATTCATGCTGACCCATTACGATCAATTGATTGCGATGGTAAGAGCGGCCAGTCCCACAACTCGCATCGGTGTGATGCTACCGGTCCCTGGTGCTGCAAGTCAGGATGCGTTCGGAAAGGACTACGGGACCGGTCAAACCCGCTGGCAGTACAAGCGGAATCAACACAAGCTGGTCCAGGCGATGCTGAAGCGTTACCAGGGCCGTCAGTCCGAGCAAATCCAGGTGATTGGCACGCACCTTAATCTCGACGCAGTCCATAACTATCCGACAGCGACAGTTCCTCCGAACGCACAATCAGAAGAGAAGATTGTTCGCCAGAACAATGGTGTCCATCCCGCCGAATCCGGCTACCGTCAGATCGGCGACAGCGTCTACGCGTGGCTGATTTCGGAATAG
- the thrS gene encoding threonine--tRNA ligase: protein MLQVQLPDGSVVDHPDHVTSFDVANAISPRLAGAAVGAIVAGQVTDLSRPLAEVTEARPVPVQLLTEKDSASLAILRHSCAHIMARAVMRLWPGVELAFGPTTGHGFYYDIACSHTISEDDFPRIEAEMQRIISMAEPFERFICDRDEALKLVEGMSQKLKVEHISTGLATHPTVSFYRQGEFVDLCRGPHIPDAKRVKAFKLLSVAGAYWKGDASGKQLQRLYGTAWFSQKDLDAYLDQVNEAKRRDHRVLGKQLNLFTISQDVGQGLCLWLPKGATIRATLEDFIKRELIARGYQPVYSPHIGRVDMYETSGHFPYYRESQFAPIFGHDAGALVDYWVRRLDALITDETPFSAEDEKKLMESAKLMGMDLSDFPTSCPPAARKDYLRAWEKQQERYLLKPMNCPHHVQIYKAQQRSYRDLPVRLAEFGTVYRHEQSGELNGMLRVRGLTQDDAHLFVTPEQVLEEFKSTLELVKFVLASVGLNDYRVQLSCRDSKNKSKYVGSDEGWESAQNALRQVLTDMKMPFIEREGEAAFYGPKTDFMVRDCIGREWQLGTVQLDFNLPERFQLEYVGADNQTHRPVMIHRAPFGSMERFTGMLIEHFAGAFPLWLAPEQIRVMSISDKFEDYAKQVEARFRAAGFRVTSDLRGAKINAKVRDAQVELIPYMLVVGGRDVENGTVSVRDRIDGDLGAMSIDDALAKLEQEVAQKTIRQVSESKFQQFDEAEEAANEY, encoded by the coding sequence ATGCTACAAGTTCAGCTCCCTGACGGTTCCGTTGTCGACCATCCTGATCACGTCACCTCGTTCGATGTCGCCAATGCCATCAGCCCACGTCTGGCTGGTGCCGCAGTCGGAGCCATCGTCGCAGGCCAGGTCACAGACCTCAGCCGACCACTGGCCGAAGTGACCGAAGCCCGCCCGGTACCGGTGCAATTGCTGACGGAAAAAGATTCCGCGTCACTGGCCATCCTGCGACACTCTTGCGCTCACATTATGGCACGGGCAGTCATGCGTCTGTGGCCAGGAGTTGAGCTGGCATTCGGTCCCACCACCGGGCACGGCTTTTACTACGATATCGCGTGTTCCCACACGATCAGCGAAGATGATTTCCCCCGGATCGAAGCCGAGATGCAACGAATCATCTCGATGGCAGAACCGTTCGAGCGTTTCATCTGCGATCGCGACGAGGCACTGAAACTCGTCGAGGGAATGTCTCAGAAACTCAAGGTCGAGCACATCAGCACGGGTCTGGCCACCCACCCCACTGTCAGTTTCTATCGTCAGGGCGAATTCGTCGATCTGTGCCGCGGTCCCCACATCCCCGACGCAAAGCGGGTCAAAGCATTCAAGCTGCTTTCCGTCGCCGGCGCTTACTGGAAAGGGGATGCCAGCGGCAAACAGTTGCAGCGACTCTACGGAACCGCCTGGTTCTCGCAGAAAGATCTGGATGCGTACCTCGATCAGGTCAACGAAGCCAAACGACGAGACCATCGCGTCCTCGGGAAGCAGTTGAACCTGTTCACGATCAGTCAGGATGTCGGACAGGGACTTTGCCTGTGGCTTCCCAAGGGAGCAACCATCCGCGCCACCCTGGAAGACTTCATCAAACGGGAACTGATCGCACGCGGGTACCAGCCTGTCTATTCGCCGCATATCGGCCGTGTCGATATGTACGAAACCAGCGGACACTTCCCGTACTACCGCGAGTCTCAATTCGCTCCGATCTTCGGCCACGATGCCGGTGCATTGGTCGACTACTGGGTTCGTCGACTTGACGCACTGATCACCGATGAAACACCCTTCTCAGCCGAGGACGAGAAGAAGCTGATGGAGTCTGCAAAGCTGATGGGAATGGACTTGTCCGACTTCCCCACCAGCTGCCCCCCCGCAGCACGCAAGGACTACCTGCGAGCCTGGGAAAAACAGCAGGAACGCTACCTGCTCAAGCCGATGAACTGCCCACACCATGTGCAGATTTATAAGGCTCAACAGCGAAGTTACCGCGACCTGCCGGTGCGACTGGCTGAATTCGGAACTGTCTATCGTCACGAACAGTCCGGAGAACTCAACGGGATGCTGCGTGTCCGCGGGTTGACCCAGGACGACGCTCATTTGTTTGTGACTCCCGAACAGGTTCTGGAAGAATTCAAATCAACGCTGGAACTCGTCAAGTTCGTGCTGGCCAGTGTGGGACTGAATGACTATCGCGTTCAGCTTTCGTGCCGTGATTCCAAGAACAAATCGAAGTACGTCGGCTCGGATGAAGGCTGGGAAAGCGCTCAGAATGCTCTTCGACAGGTCCTGACCGACATGAAGATGCCGTTCATCGAGCGGGAAGGGGAGGCCGCGTTCTACGGTCCCAAAACCGACTTCATGGTGCGTGACTGCATCGGCCGCGAATGGCAACTCGGTACCGTGCAGCTCGACTTCAATCTTCCCGAACGCTTCCAGCTCGAATACGTCGGTGCGGACAACCAGACCCACCGACCCGTGATGATTCACCGGGCTCCGTTCGGTTCGATGGAACGCTTTACAGGCATGTTGATCGAACATTTCGCGGGCGCCTTCCCACTGTGGCTCGCTCCTGAACAAATTCGCGTGATGTCGATCAGTGATAAGTTCGAGGACTACGCCAAACAGGTCGAAGCACGCTTCCGTGCCGCCGGATTCCGTGTGACCTCCGATCTTCGCGGTGCCAAGATCAATGCCAAAGTCCGCGACGCTCAGGTGGAACTGATCCCGTACATGCTGGTTGTCGGTGGACGCGATGTCGAGAACGGCACCGTGTCTGTTCGTGACCGTATCGACGGTGACCTGGGTGCGATGTCGATCGACGATGCTCTGGCAAAACTGGAACAGGAAGTCGCCCAGAAGACCATTCGCCAGGTCAGCGAATCAAAGTTCCAGCAGTTCGACGAAGCAGAGGAAGCCGCGAACGAGTACTGA